The genomic stretch ATATCCTCGTTCCTGTCCCCCTTCCCCGCGGTGCCGGTCCTTCCGGgtgtccccgtcccgtcccccctaGTGCCGGTCCCCCCGGGATGACCCCGTGCCCCCCCTGCCGGTTTCCCCGGGATGCCACCCCCCCCGCGACTGGCACTGATGGCCCCTGTGCGGCAGGCGCGGGCCTGGAGGTGCGGAGCGCGGGGCTGCGGCAGTGGCTGCCGGGCTGGGCCGAGGCGCTGCCCTCGGAGACGCATCTGGTGCTGCGGGGCCCGGAGTCGGTCCAGGCCtggccgcgggcggcggcgctgcggggcgcGCTGGGGGGCGCGCCCGCCTGGAGCCGGGCCCtgccgccggggccccgccgccccccgccgctgccgctgctgcccggCGGCTTCGCCAGCCCGCGGCCGCCCTTCTTCGCCGCGCTGCCCAGGGGGGTGCGGGCCCGCGGGCTGGCCCTGGGCCACGAGCACGCCCTGGCGCTGGGCGCCGCTGGGGAGACCTACGCCTGGGGCGGCGGCAGGTGAgcgcggggtgcgggggaggaTGCGGGCATAGGGTACCCGCCGCGCGGAAGGGGTGCGAGGGACGGGGTGGGGTGTAcaggagggatgcaggcaggtGGTACGGGGCGTGTGAAGGGGATGcgggggggatatggggacacgGGGGCGTGCAGGAGAGGGGTGGCAGCGGGGAGGGATGGCAGCGCACTTGCCAGGCGGTTAGAAGGGAAGGCAGGACGGCTGCGGCAGGTGGGTGTGGGAGTAAGGACGCTAGAGGGCGGGGAGCGATGCGGGGACGGGTGCTGAGTGTGCCGGGGGATGCAGAGAGAATGAGGGGGGGTGCAAAAGGGCGCCAGGGAGGATGTGGGGGATACAGGAGGGTGCAGATGAGAGGACACTGGGGTGGGGCGGTCACCTCAGGGTCTGAGCCCCCCCGTTAGTTTGCAGGCTTAAGACAAACTGGTTCCAGTCTCTGTAGTGTTGATTGATTAGGCAACACAGTAAAATAATCCAATAAAGTGATTACACGGTCAGTAAACTAATTGACTAGTAAACACACCGCTCATTACTTCATGATCCTGTTCATGGTGTTGCACATAATTATTGAGCTACAATTAATAACTGTTAAGTAATCTTGATTACATACAATTACTGTTGAGTTGCAGCCTTTTGtcctttccctctgcctcctgcacTGCCTGGGATTAGGATGCAAATCTGTCCTCCTTACCTTGTCACACTGCTTGGTGCTAGGGATGGAGgtgcggggggggctgtgggaaggggatgggggtGCAGCAGGGACAGAGGTATTGGGGCGCAAGCCCATCCCTCCTTACCCTCCCACATCGCTTGGTGTGTTCCCCATTCTCTGTTCATTGGTGGCTGTGGTGTTGGCCAGCTGGTCCTCATAGCAAACATACATAAAAACTCAGTTTAAATCAGCAGTTGTTGCATTTGCAGACACTACGTTATCTtgtccttcttcctttcccttcagaGGAAAGGTTTCTACACTTGTGAACGTGTATTTTAGGATTAACTTTTTTTGGAAAAACTAAATGCCATGGTTAAGCTTTGGTTATTCGACAAGGCTGAGAATCCTCTAACACGTGCCTATGCCACATCCCGCAGTGTTACAGCTCTTCTGTATAACAGCTAGGGGCTGGCCCCGCTCAAGCCTTTGTAGCCCCTTTCTTACCGCAGGCTGTAGTCACCTTCACTTGCTCGGGCAGGGAGCACCCAGAgccccttttcctgctgctgcaaacccttccctgcctgccagctCTCTGAGCTGCTGCTCAGTGCCGGCAGCCAGCTGGGAACCAGCTCTGCTCTCAGCCCCACTGGGTGTGGCTCTTTGCCTTGGTCTTCTGCAGATGTCCCTGTGAAGGAAAGCGAGAATAATGCCAGGGTCGTGGCATTATTACAGTTTTTGATGTCCTGTCCCATCACTTTGATCCCCAGGATTCAACACTACAGTCACTGCTGAGTGCAGCTGAGCTGTTTATTTTACCTTTACAGCTCCCTCCAACTATTTCTGCTTTTGCAACAGCTTTGACAATTAAAGCCACTGGTGCTTTATATTCCACTTGCTCGGCACCAAGCCCCCCAGTCTGTAACTGGGCTGTCAGGGTTCCAGTCCTGTGCATAGGATGCCCTGTGCTGGGCATCGCCCTCCCACCGACGGTTGGCTTTTCCCTATTTCTGGAGTCAGCTCTTCCCCTCAGCTCTGGTTATTCTTTCAGCAGCTCAGGCTCTGCAGGCCTGAATGGTGCTGGGAGCTGCGTGCACCTCCTCGCCTTCGCCTTCTCCCGGGTCATAGCTGGCAGCACCCACGGAGGCAGAGCTCGCCCATGCAGGGAGGAGTTTGCATACCTCAGCGTGTGGGTCTGGGTCCTGCCCCGCATAGGCCACACGGGCCTGCCCTCCTTTGTGTGCCCACCACATGAAATGCTCATTGTGgtggcctcccccccccccccccccccaaacttgTCCCCTCGTGGGATCCCCAGCTTTCGCTTTCAGGCTTGGGGCCAAACTGATCGCCAACACTGCACTGTTGATCGCTGGCTCAGCGTGGCCCAAATAAGCTCAGCAATCAATTAGATGATCAATGGAGTAATTTGTAAACACATTAATTAATTCACAGGGTTGCACGACAGCACACTCTTGTCTTGTGTTGTGCAGCTGCTACTGAATTACAGCCTTGCGTGCTGCGTGCCTGCCCAGCCCGCTGGGCACCAGGGCCACCGAACCCCCACCGGCCTCCCATGTGGCTGGCACCAGGGCGCAGGggcaccctcctctccccaggctgGGCCCTGTGCCCCCCGCT from Calonectris borealis chromosome 11, bCalBor7.hap1.2, whole genome shotgun sequence encodes the following:
- the RCCD1 gene encoding RCC1 domain-containing protein 1 isoform X7 — translated: MCVCSCGAGPPRMSPSPQLPGMLPPRRRRCRSPRDILVPVPLPRGAGPSGCPRPVPPSAGPPGMTPCPPCRFPRDATPPATGTDGPCAAGAGLEVRSAGLRQWLPGWAEALPSETHLVLRGPESVQAWPRAAALRGALGGAPAWSRALPPGPRRPPPLPLLPGGFASPRPPFFAALPRGVRARGLALGHEHALALGAAGETYAWGGGRHGQLGHGSLESEQQPRLVEALAGVPMQVVAAGGWHSASVSEAGDLYVWGWNESGQLALPSKALAEERAQDEDMGAGAAGCRGCVHFHPGIPSIAGSAPGPGGQQGQLWVPAHGCHHT
- the RCCD1 gene encoding RCC1 domain-containing protein 1 isoform X6 produces the protein MCVCSCGAGPPRMSPSPQLPGMLPPRRRRCRSPRDILVPVPLPRGAGPSGCPRPVPPSAGPPGMTPCPPCRFPRDATPPATGTDGPCAAGAGLEVRSAGLRQWLPGWAEALPSETHLVLRGPESVQAWPRAAALRGALGGAPAWSRALPPGPRRPPPLPLLPGGFASPRPPFFAALPRGVRARGLALGHEHALALGAAGETYAWGGGRHGQLGHGSLESEQQPRLVEALAGVPMQVVAAGGWHSASVSEAGDLYVWGWNESGQLALPSKALAEERAQDEDMGAGAAGCRGCVHFHPGIPSIAGSAPGPGGQQGQLWVPAHGCHHTRRRALHLGLG